From Virgibacillus ihumii, the proteins below share one genomic window:
- a CDS encoding arylamine N-acetyltransferase family protein, translating into MDADAYLDRFHAEKRVDADLPYLAYLQMQHMLHVPFENLDVINQVPITLNREKFFDKIVNHYRGGFCYELNGLFIWLLQQLGYQAHLISGTVHQKNGIWALANSHAAILVELDQSYLVDVGFGDSVRHPLPITGKSINDVSGKYRVIYNEQNELGPYLLQKNREGLWTNLYCFDIEENKLIDFTSMCNYNQTSPDSPFTQNLITTIATENGRITLSDNILTTTKGSFKSRKEANNKEDILEKFFNISLNTDAK; encoded by the coding sequence ATGGATGCAGATGCTTATTTAGATCGCTTTCATGCGGAAAAACGTGTCGATGCAGACTTGCCATATCTGGCCTACCTGCAAATGCAGCATATGCTTCATGTGCCTTTTGAAAATTTAGATGTCATTAATCAGGTACCGATTACCTTAAATAGAGAGAAGTTTTTTGATAAAATCGTGAACCATTACCGTGGAGGCTTTTGTTATGAATTAAACGGCTTGTTCATATGGTTGCTACAACAATTGGGGTACCAAGCCCATTTGATTAGCGGGACTGTACATCAGAAAAACGGAATATGGGCACTAGCAAACAGTCACGCAGCGATATTGGTTGAATTGGATCAGTCTTATTTAGTTGATGTTGGTTTTGGTGATTCAGTTCGACATCCTTTACCGATTACAGGAAAATCAATAAACGACGTTAGTGGCAAGTACCGCGTGATATATAATGAACAAAACGAATTGGGTCCTTACCTTTTACAAAAGAATAGAGAAGGACTATGGACTAATCTTTATTGTTTTGACATAGAGGAAAATAAATTAATAGATTTTACATCTATGTGTAACTATAACCAAACTTCACCTGATTCACCGTTCACCCAAAATCTTATTACAACTATTGCTACCGAAAATGGCCGAATTACGCTTTCAGATAATATATTAACGACTACAAAAGGGTCATTCAAATCAAGAAAAGAAGCGAATAACAAGGAAGATATTTTAGAAAAATTTTTTAACATATCACTTAACACAGATGCGAAATAA
- the nbaC gene encoding 3-hydroxyanthranilate 3,4-dioxygenase — translation MSIKSEKTNLNSRAFNLLYAIEENKDKLQPPVNNMQLWDDSQFIPMLVGGPNKRRDFHISPSDEFFHQIKGNCYVECINEQGEREIVTVGEGEMFMLPAMVPHSPHRTAGSYGIVIEQKREGKPESVVWYCDNCNHELYKKTMEITDIVSQLKAVIEEFNSNEELQTCDKCGHKLPEAEEWK, via the coding sequence ATGAGTATAAAATCCGAAAAAACTAATTTGAATTCAAGAGCTTTTAACTTACTATATGCAATTGAGGAAAACAAGGACAAGTTACAACCGCCTGTTAATAACATGCAGCTATGGGATGATTCACAATTTATTCCGATGCTAGTGGGTGGTCCTAACAAGCGACGCGACTTCCATATTAGCCCTTCTGATGAATTCTTTCACCAAATCAAGGGAAACTGTTATGTGGAATGTATAAATGAACAAGGGGAACGTGAAATTGTAACTGTTGGCGAGGGAGAAATGTTCATGCTTCCAGCAATGGTTCCGCATTCTCCGCATCGTACTGCAGGTTCCTATGGAATCGTTATCGAACAAAAAAGAGAGGGAAAACCCGAAAGTGTCGTGTGGTATTGTGATAATTGCAACCATGAATTATATAAAAAAACCATGGAAATCACGGATATTGTAAGTCAATTGAAGGCAGTTATCGAAGAATTTAATTCAAATGAAGAACTTCAAACTTGTGATAAATGCGGTCATAAATTACCTGAAGCGGAAGAGTGGAAATAA
- a CDS encoding 4-hydroxyphenylacetate 3-hydroxylase family protein, whose protein sequence is MGIRTGEQYIRALKSRQPEVWMNGRKVTDIVNEDNFKQPIREIAKLYDMQHDPKYKEKITSVCEETGERVSNAFIVPKNYDDLMARRDLYDTWAEATFGLMGRTPDFLNVTVTSMASSPDFYNQYNPQWAENIQNYHRYIRDNDLFLTHALINPQTDRSKSSHEQKDTFTHLGAVEETSEGLIVRGAKMLATLAPVTDEVIIYSFPGFKPGDERYALSFAIPIDTPGLRLMCREPMQDGKRPVFDHPLASRFEENDAVLIFNDVLVPWDRIFLYNNVDAANQLYSKTGLSQNTHQNAARGLVKLKFAQEVASRVADAIGVDGFLNVQTQLGELVQSVETIRALLRTAEMEYHIRPNGEAVPNPIPLETIRGILPKAYPRAIEVIQTIGASGLILPPTGADLDNPELSEDIDRYYGGRSGISGEERVRLFKLAWDLSGEAFGQRLVQYERYYSGDPVRKLGMFYSNHKRKNSFNMVDRALEGAINFKDQSTENPV, encoded by the coding sequence ATGGGAATTCGAACAGGTGAACAATATATTAGAGCCTTAAAATCCAGACAGCCAGAAGTGTGGATGAATGGTAGGAAGGTTACGGATATAGTTAATGAAGATAATTTTAAACAGCCGATTCGTGAAATTGCAAAGCTGTATGATATGCAACATGACCCCAAGTATAAAGAAAAAATTACGAGTGTTTGTGAGGAAACCGGTGAAAGGGTATCCAATGCGTTTATCGTTCCAAAAAATTATGATGATCTAATGGCTCGTAGAGATTTATATGATACCTGGGCAGAGGCAACTTTTGGATTAATGGGAAGGACACCAGATTTCTTAAATGTCACCGTAACCTCTATGGCAAGCAGCCCGGATTTTTATAACCAATATAATCCGCAATGGGCGGAAAATATTCAAAACTATCATAGGTATATTCGTGATAATGATTTATTTTTAACCCATGCTTTAATTAATCCACAGACGGATCGGAGCAAGTCTTCTCATGAACAAAAAGACACTTTCACACATTTAGGTGCTGTTGAAGAAACTTCTGAGGGTCTTATTGTGCGTGGAGCAAAAATGCTCGCAACCCTTGCACCGGTTACGGATGAGGTTATTATCTATTCCTTTCCTGGTTTTAAACCTGGAGATGAAAGATATGCGTTATCTTTTGCAATTCCAATTGATACTCCAGGGTTGCGTTTAATGTGTCGGGAACCAATGCAAGACGGAAAGCGTCCAGTATTTGATCATCCTTTAGCATCAAGATTCGAGGAAAATGATGCAGTTCTTATCTTCAACGATGTTCTGGTACCTTGGGATCGCATCTTTCTCTATAATAACGTGGATGCAGCAAATCAGCTTTATTCCAAAACTGGTTTAAGTCAAAATACTCATCAAAATGCTGCGAGAGGATTAGTTAAACTAAAGTTTGCTCAAGAGGTCGCTTCGAGAGTAGCTGATGCAATCGGTGTAGACGGGTTTCTAAATGTGCAAACGCAATTGGGTGAGCTGGTTCAGTCTGTGGAAACGATTAGGGCACTATTACGCACAGCAGAAATGGAATATCATATAAGACCAAATGGTGAGGCAGTACCAAATCCAATACCATTGGAGACAATCCGTGGTATTTTGCCAAAGGCATATCCCCGAGCTATTGAGGTCATCCAAACAATTGGAGCCAGTGGATTAATTTTACCCCCGACAGGTGCGGATTTAGATAACCCAGAATTATCAGAGGATATTGACCGTTATTATGGAGGACGTTCAGGTATATCCGGTGAGGAACGAGTACGTCTATTTAAATTAGCTTGGGATTTAAGTGGTGAAGCATTTGGCCAAAGATTAGTGCAATATGAGCGTTATTATTCAGGCGATCCTGTTCGGAAATTGGGAATGTTCTATAGTAACCACAAACGTAAAAATTCTTTCAATATGGTGGATAGGGCGCTAGAAGGGGCAATTAATTTTAAAGATCAATCTACGGAGAATCCAGTATGA
- a CDS encoding flavin reductase family protein — MTARDLRNCLGQFATGVTVVTWMGEDHLHYGVTVNAFTSVSMDPALVLISIDRNANACKALKNRSFVINILSAKQEPLARQFAGKPQQNLQIEWEYSNGVPKLRNSLATIQCTPWKEYDGGDHVLYIGKVEDFIHTDKEGLVFFQGKFMQTKALEKI; from the coding sequence ATGACCGCACGTGATTTACGTAATTGTTTAGGTCAATTTGCAACAGGGGTAACTGTTGTGACATGGATGGGCGAAGATCACCTTCATTATGGTGTTACTGTAAACGCCTTCACATCAGTTTCTATGGATCCTGCGCTCGTGCTGATCTCAATTGACCGCAATGCTAATGCTTGTAAGGCTTTAAAAAACAGGTCGTTTGTCATTAATATCTTATCGGCAAAACAAGAGCCATTGGCCCGTCAATTTGCGGGAAAACCTCAACAAAATTTGCAAATTGAATGGGAATATTCAAATGGTGTTCCCAAATTAAGGAATTCTTTGGCAACCATTCAGTGTACCCCCTGGAAAGAATACGACGGTGGAGATCACGTCTTGTATATAGGTAAAGTCGAGGACTTTATCCATACAGACAAGGAAGGTTTAGTATTCTTCCAAGGGAAATTTATGCAAACAAAGGCACTTGAAAAGATTTGA
- a CDS encoding MFS transporter, with amino-acid sequence MNDTKKIPGITYFVVAMCWFGMFAEGYDLAIYGAVLPALLEYPEWSLSAAMAGSIGSMALIGMLIGAICVGTITDIFGRKKIMIACLTLFSIMMAFSAMAPSPEWFSLFRFIGGIGCGGIIPTASALTIEYSPNKRRSLIYAMMYSGYAFGGVFSALISIFFLDEYGWRLMFFVGATPILVVPFMIKFLPESIDFLTAKGRYSEAEQIANRYNISIKSVEENQLNKKQQGENKSSTVATLFSKHNFRATVFFWITFFLGLFMIYGLTTWLPEIMREAGYALGSSLGFLLMLNFSAVVGSILAGVAADRWGSKKVIFISYLLAGISIALLSVKVPMLIIYGLVGIAGFGTIGTTLILNAYISKYFDAEIRATAIGWALGFGRIGAILGPILIGLFMSWNFDLSTNFFVFAFAGIVAALSILCIPKNKKGGI; translated from the coding sequence ATAAATGATACTAAAAAAATTCCAGGTATTACTTATTTTGTTGTAGCTATGTGTTGGTTTGGCATGTTTGCCGAAGGATATGACCTAGCAATTTATGGTGCTGTCCTCCCAGCATTATTGGAATATCCAGAATGGTCATTATCTGCAGCGATGGCAGGTTCTATTGGAAGTATGGCCCTTATTGGGATGTTAATCGGAGCAATATGTGTAGGGACTATTACCGATATTTTTGGCCGGAAAAAGATCATGATAGCTTGTCTAACCCTTTTTTCTATAATGATGGCTTTTTCTGCAATGGCACCATCTCCTGAATGGTTCAGTTTATTCCGTTTTATTGGAGGGATCGGATGCGGTGGTATCATTCCCACGGCCTCTGCCCTAACTATTGAATATTCCCCTAATAAGCGAAGATCACTGATTTATGCAATGATGTATTCAGGATATGCATTTGGGGGTGTATTCTCTGCCTTAATTTCAATCTTTTTTCTTGATGAATATGGTTGGCGTTTAATGTTTTTTGTTGGTGCAACACCTATCCTTGTTGTGCCTTTCATGATTAAATTTTTGCCCGAATCAATTGATTTTCTAACAGCTAAAGGTAGATACTCGGAGGCTGAGCAAATTGCGAACCGTTATAATATTTCCATTAAATCTGTAGAGGAAAATCAATTGAATAAAAAGCAGCAAGGGGAAAATAAATCAAGTACAGTAGCTACACTTTTTTCAAAACATAATTTTCGTGCAACTGTATTTTTCTGGATTACTTTCTTTCTAGGATTATTTATGATTTATGGATTGACAACATGGTTGCCCGAAATAATGAGGGAAGCAGGTTATGCACTTGGTTCAAGTCTCGGGTTTCTTTTAATGCTTAATTTTTCAGCGGTTGTGGGATCTATTTTAGCTGGTGTGGCAGCGGATCGATGGGGATCAAAAAAAGTAATCTTTATTTCATATTTGTTGGCGGGTATTTCAATTGCTTTACTAAGCGTAAAAGTACCAATGCTGATTATTTATGGTCTAGTTGGAATTGCAGGATTTGGAACAATCGGCACAACGTTGATCTTAAATGCATATATTTCAAAATACTTTGATGCAGAAATTCGAGCAACAGCTATAGGATGGGCGCTTGGATTTGGTAGGATAGGAGCTATTTTAGGTCCTATTCTCATTGGATTATTTATGTCATGGAATTTTGATCTCTCAACAAACTTCTTTGTGTTTGCTTTTGCGGGAATTGTTGCTGCGTTGTCAATTTTATGTATTCCAAAAAATAAAAAAGGAGGAATTTAG
- a CDS encoding cyclase family protein, whose amino-acid sequence METLKSTTLVNLMDKIIDHSIEVIDLTQVLNEDTPIISLPDPFVDTNGFEMDQISKYDNNGLFFYWNNISMGEHCGTHFDAPVHWVSGKNHQHVDEIPVKKLIGEACVIDIKEKCEKDPDYCLTITDIEVFEEKHGEISRHSWVLIYTGWAEYNDDHKKFFNVGEDGQPHTPGITVEATKFLANKNILGVGVETVGTDAGIAATFETPFPCHHFMHGANKYGLASLTNLDKLPPKGSILIANPLKIEKGSGSPVRVVALVEK is encoded by the coding sequence ATGGAAACTCTAAAGTCAACCACATTGGTAAATTTAATGGATAAAATCATTGATCATTCGATTGAGGTAATTGATTTAACACAAGTGCTTAATGAAGATACGCCCATAATCTCATTGCCGGATCCATTTGTGGATACAAATGGTTTTGAGATGGATCAGATATCCAAATATGACAACAACGGGCTTTTCTTCTACTGGAATAATATTTCAATGGGAGAGCATTGCGGGACACATTTTGATGCTCCTGTTCATTGGGTATCCGGAAAGAACCATCAACATGTCGATGAAATTCCTGTTAAAAAGCTGATTGGGGAAGCTTGTGTCATTGATATAAAGGAAAAGTGCGAAAAAGATCCGGATTATTGCCTCACCATTACAGATATTGAAGTGTTCGAAGAGAAGCATGGCGAAATTTCCAGACACTCTTGGGTTCTTATTTATACTGGATGGGCTGAATATAACGATGATCATAAGAAGTTTTTCAATGTTGGAGAAGATGGCCAGCCACACACACCGGGAATAACAGTAGAAGCTACTAAATTTTTAGCAAACAAGAATATCCTTGGAGTGGGAGTAGAAACAGTTGGTACGGATGCGGGTATTGCCGCAACATTTGAAACGCCGTTCCCATGTCACCATTTTATGCATGGGGCAAATAAATATGGTCTTGCTTCATTGACGAATTTGGATAAGCTTCCGCCCAAGGGTTCCATATTAATAGCAAATCCTCTAAAAATAGAAAAAGGTAGCGGGAGCCCAGTACGGGTGGTTGCTCTGGTTGAGAAGTAG
- a CDS encoding aldehyde dehydrogenase family protein codes for MEATGQMSPSDVKFDTKYGPLINGEIVEAADGYIDAVNAATGKVLSQIGRGGKEDVDRAVKAAGEAFPKWADTSIEERSILMNKIADVLEENQDRLKLIECMDTGRALHEFDLDYQLAINQFRYFAGAILTHYEGESRPVENGYLITKKEPLGVCAQIIPWNVPMIMTAFKLAPALAAGNTIVLKPAEDACLSVIEFGKLISDILPNGVVNMVPGYGPEAGQALIDHPDIDKLAFTGSVGVGRLVGRTAGDRILPVTLELGGKAPHIVFPDVDIDSAVENATLGYTFFNGESCILGTRLLVHDDIYDEYVEKLIERAKQVKIGPPTNRSTRLASIINEKQGERVLNYFDIAREEGAKILYGGNRVTVPGHEHGYFIEPTIIEAEPHMRIAQEEIFGPAATVTCWSDIEEVVKVANDVEYGLAAGIMTDDLEKGLTLANRIDAGSVWINSYFNFQTGAPFGGYKNSGVGREYSKEALDAYSQSKTIAAAYKRPPFGTFM; via the coding sequence ATGGAAGCTACAGGTCAAATGAGCCCATCTGATGTAAAGTTTGATACGAAATATGGTCCACTTATCAACGGTGAGATTGTAGAGGCAGCTGATGGTTATATCGATGCTGTGAATGCGGCAACGGGAAAGGTGCTTTCTCAAATTGGTCGTGGAGGGAAAGAAGATGTGGACAGGGCGGTAAAAGCAGCAGGAGAAGCGTTTCCAAAATGGGCAGATACCTCAATTGAAGAACGATCAATATTAATGAATAAAATTGCTGATGTGTTGGAAGAAAATCAAGATCGTTTAAAATTGATCGAATGCATGGATACAGGTAGAGCACTTCATGAATTTGATTTAGATTACCAGCTTGCCATTAATCAGTTCCGTTATTTTGCGGGTGCAATTCTCACGCATTATGAAGGTGAATCACGACCAGTTGAAAATGGTTATCTGATTACAAAGAAAGAACCACTTGGAGTTTGCGCTCAAATTATCCCTTGGAACGTACCGATGATCATGACTGCATTTAAACTTGCCCCGGCACTCGCAGCTGGAAACACGATTGTGTTGAAGCCAGCAGAAGATGCATGTTTATCGGTGATAGAGTTTGGCAAACTTATATCCGATATTCTTCCAAATGGTGTTGTCAATATGGTCCCAGGTTATGGTCCAGAAGCAGGACAGGCTCTGATTGATCATCCTGATATAGATAAGCTAGCGTTTACAGGAAGTGTAGGAGTAGGTCGACTTGTCGGAAGGACTGCAGGAGATAGAATTCTTCCTGTAACGTTGGAATTGGGCGGTAAAGCGCCACACATCGTATTTCCAGACGTGGATATCGATTCGGCAGTGGAAAACGCAACGCTAGGATATACATTTTTTAATGGGGAAAGTTGCATCCTTGGTACAAGATTGCTTGTACACGATGATATTTATGATGAATATGTTGAAAAATTAATCGAACGGGCAAAGCAGGTAAAAATTGGTCCACCAACCAATCGTTCTACAAGATTAGCGTCCATTATTAATGAGAAGCAAGGAGAACGCGTATTGAATTATTTTGACATCGCAAGGGAGGAAGGTGCCAAAATTTTATACGGAGGTAACCGCGTAACGGTTCCCGGGCATGAACATGGGTACTTTATTGAACCGACTATTATTGAAGCAGAGCCGCATATGAGAATCGCACAGGAAGAAATCTTTGGACCAGCTGCTACAGTAACTTGCTGGAGTGATATAGAAGAAGTAGTTAAAGTTGCTAATGATGTTGAATACGGTCTGGCAGCTGGAATTATGACAGATGATTTAGAGAAGGGATTAACTTTGGCTAACAGAATCGATGCTGGTAGCGTATGGATCAATTCCTACTTTAATTTCCAGACTGGTGCTCCGTTTGGCGGATATAAAAACAGCGGGGTAGGAAGGGAGTATAGTAAAGAAGCTCTCGATGCGTACAGTCAGTCGAAAACGATAGCAGCTGCATATAAAAGGCCTCCGTTCGGTACTTTCATGTAA